In Raphanus sativus cultivar WK10039 unplaced genomic scaffold, ASM80110v3 Scaffold1430, whole genome shotgun sequence, the following are encoded in one genomic region:
- the LOC130504216 gene encoding LOB domain-containing protein 42-like, translated as MSLIKIMRISCNGCRVLRKGCNQDCTIRPCLQWIKSADSQANATLFLAKFYGRAGLLNLIESGPDHLRPAIFRSLLYEACGRIVNPVDGSVGLMWSGNWAQCQAAVDAILNGLPITHTPLPSASASHHIIPPHRTYDIRHVAKDPTTGGDSSESLALAPRVNGNKVKTQTGRLKRLAETVDYQLGECSHDTWQLQSSGATHGYGQLALENVANRRGDPLNQSSNLGCDDQVDTNEVGLELRLG; from the exons ATGTCACTTATAAAGATAATGAGAATCAGCTGTAACGGGTGTAGAGTCCTACGCAAGGGTTGCAACCAAGATTGCACCATAAGACCATGTCTTCAATGGATCAAATCCGCAGACTCTCAAGCCAATGCCACACTCTTCCTTGCCAAGTTCTATGGTCGAGCCGGTCTCCTTAACCTCATCGAATCTGGTCCTGACCATCTTCGTCCCG CAATATTTAGGTCACTTCTGTACGAGGCGTGTGGACGGATCGTGAACCCTGTGGATGGTTCTGTGGGTCTGATGTGGTCTGGAAATTGGGCCCAGTGCCAAGCAGCCGTTGATGCCATTCTCAACGGCTTACCCATCACTCACACGCCTCTTCCCAGTGCATCCGCGTCGCACCACATCATTCCTCCTCACAGGACATACGACATACGCCACGTGGCGAAAGATCCAACAACAGGCGGTGACAGTTCGGAGAGTCTGGCCCTTGCCCCACGTGTCAACGGTAACAAGGTCAAGACACAAACTGGCCGGTTAAAACGCCTCGCAGAGACCGTGGACTACCAACTAGGTGAATGCAGTCACGACACGTGGCAACTCCAGAGTTCTGGTGCAACGCATGGCTATGGTCAGTTGGCGTTGGAGAACGTGGCAAATCGAAGGGGAGATCCATTAAACCAAAGCTCGAATCTTGGGTGTGATGATCAAGTCGATACCAACGAGGTTGGCTTAGAGCTCAGACTTGGTTAG
- the LOC130504218 gene encoding tetraketide alpha-pyrone reductase 2-like has protein sequence MSEYLVTGGTGFIASYIIKSLLELGHTVRTTVRNPQDEEKVGFLWELRGAKERLKMFKADLTVDGSFDEAVNGVDGVFHTASPVIVPQDHNIQETLVDPIIKGTTNVMNSCAKSKTTLKRIVLTSSCSSIRYRFDATKASPLNESHWSDIEYCKRFNLWYAYAKTLGEKEAWRIAEEKGLNLVVVNPSFVVGPLLGPKPTSTLLYILSVVKGLAGEYRNFTVGFVHIDDVVDAHVLAMEEPKASGRIICSSSVAHWSEIIELLRNKYPNYPLENKCSDKERDNNPHSMDTRKIHELGFASFKSLPEMFDDCIRSFQEKGLL, from the exons ATGTCAGAGTATCTGGTCACTGGAGGAACTGGTTTCATCGCTTCTTACATCATCAAATCACTCCTCGAACTCGGACACACCGTTCGAACCACTGTCCGAAACCCTC AGGATGAAGAGAAAGTAGGTTTCCTATGGGAACTGAGAGGAGCGAAAGAGAGGCTGAAGATGTTTAAAGCTGATCTAACGGTTGATGGAAGCTTTGACGAAGCAGTAAACGGCGTAGATGGAGTCTTCCACACGGCCTCTCCTGTTATTGTTCCACAGGATCACAACATTCAAGAAACATTGGTTGATCCTATCATAAAGGGTACAACCAACGTGATGAACTCTTGTGCCAAGTCCAAAACCACTCTCAAAAGGATCGTTCTTACATCTTCTTGCTCCTCCATACGGTACCGTTTCGACGCCACCAAAGCCTCTCCGCTCAACGAGTCGCATTGGAGCGACATTGAATACTGCAAACGCTTCAAC CTTTGGTACGCGTATGCAAAGACTCTAGGTGAGAAAGAAGCTTGGAGGATAGCTGAAGAGAAAGGGTTGAACTTAGTGGTAGTGAATCCTTCCTTTGTGGTTGGTCCATTGCTTGGACCTAAACCAACAAGCACTCTTCTTTATATCCTCTCCGTTGTCAAAGGTCTTGCTGGAGAGTACCGGAATTTTACGGTCGGGTTTGTGCACATAGACGATGTAGTTGATGCACATGTGTTAGCCATGGAAGAGCCTAAAGCATCAGGGAGAATCATATGTTCAAGTTCGGTTGCTCACTGGTCTGAGATCATTGAGTTGCTACGAAACAAGTATCCTAATTACCCACTTGAGAACAA GTGCAGTGACAAAGAAAGGGACAACAATCCACATAGTATGGATACAAGGAAGATACATGAGTTAGGATTTGCATCGTTCAAGTCATTGCCTGAGATGTTTGATGATTGTATCCGCAGTTTTCAGGAGAAGGGTCTGCTCTGA